Proteins encoded together in one Lathyrus oleraceus cultivar Zhongwan6 chromosome 5, CAAS_Psat_ZW6_1.0, whole genome shotgun sequence window:
- the LOC127079459 gene encoding 26S proteasome regulatory subunit S10B homolog B, whose amino-acid sequence MTDTEDAARRRNAVAEYRKKLLQHKELESRVRSVRENLRASKKEFNKTEDDLKSLQSVGQIIGEVLRPLDNERLIVKASSGPRYVVGCRSKVDKEKLTSGTRVVLDMTTLTIMRALPREVDPVVYNMLHEDPGNISYSAVGGLSDQIRELRESIELPLMNPELFLRVGIKPPKGVLLYGPPGTGKTLLARAIASNIDANFLKVVSSAIIDKYIGESARLIREMFGYARDHQPCIIFMDEIDAIGGRRFSEGTSADREIQRTLMELLNQLDGFDQLGKVKMIMATNRPDVLDPALLRPGRLDRKIEIPLPNEQSRMEILKIHAAGIAKHGEIDYEAVVKLAEGFNGADLRNVCTEAGMSAIRAERDYVIHEDFMKAVRKLNEAKKLESSAHYNADFGKE is encoded by the exons ATGACGGACACAGAAGACGCCGCGCGACGCCGTAATGCGGTGGCCGAGTATCGGAAGAAACTTCTCCAGCACAAGGAGTTGGAGTCCAGAGTTCGATCCG TGAGGGAGAATTTGCGAGCTTCAAAGAAAGAGTTCAACAAAACAGAAGATGATTTGAAGTCTCTTCAAAGTGTTGGCCAGATAATTGGCGAAGTTCTCAGGCCTCTTGATAATGAACGCT tgATTGTTAAAGCAAGTAGTGGTCCAAGATATGTGGTTGGATGCCGCAGTAAAGTGGATAAGGAAAAGCTCACTTCCGGGACGAGGGTGGTTCTTGATATGACAACACTCACTATAATGCGTGCTCTTCCCCGTGAA GTTGATCCAGTTGTGTACAATATGCTTCATGAAGATCCCGGTAATATTAGTTACTCTGCTGTTGGTGGTTTATCTGATCAGATCAGGGAATTGAGAGAATCAATTGAATTGCCTCTAATGAATCCTGAGCTCTTTCTTCGAGTTGGAATTAAACCTCCCAAG GGTGTTCTCCTTTATGGGCCTCCTGGTACGGGTAAAACTTTGTTAGCAAGAGCTATTGCCAGCAATATAGATGCTAATTTCCTAAAG GTTGTTTCAAGTGCTATAATTGATAAGTACATCGGAGAAAGTGCGAGGTTAATAAGAGAGATGTTTGGGTATGCACGTGATCACCAG CCCTGCATCATTTTTATGGATGAGATCGATGCCATTGGTGGTCGTCGTTTCAGTGAGGGAACAAGTGCAGATCGCGAGATTCAGAGAACATTAATGGAGCTGCTTAATCAACTTGATGGTTTTGATCAACTTGGAAAG GTTAAAATGATCATGGCAACAAACCGACCTGATGTACTTGACCCCGCTCTCCTACGTCCTGGAAGATTGGATAGAAAAATAGAAATTCCATTGCCAAATGAACAATCAAGAATGGAAATTCTTAAGATTCATGCTGCTGGAATTGCTAAGCATGGTGAAATAGACTATGAAGCGGTTGTGAAGCTTGCAGAG GGTTTTAATGGAGCTGATCTCCGAAATGTGTGCACTGAAGCTGGAATGTCAGCAATTCGTGCAGAGCGGGACTATGTTATCCACGAAGATTTCATGAAG GCCGTAAGGAAATTGAATGAGGCAAAGAAACTTGAATCTAGTGCACACTACAATGCTGATTTTGGAAAAGAATAA